In Clostridium swellfunianum, a genomic segment contains:
- the accD gene encoding acetyl-CoA carboxylase, carboxyltransferase subunit beta → MFNGLFKKTKYITVSQTPVNTVSQNTKPENKQEEQKPNIPNGMWVKCECCGKTLYKKDLEKHQLVCQDCGKHFRMPALDRINYIIDEGTFVELDRKMTSGNPLDFPGYENKLKGLREDTGLDEAAVVGKGKINGQAVVIGVMDSRFMMGSMGSVVGEKLTRAIENATKKRLPVVIFTASGGARMQEGMYSLMQMAKVSAALARHNEEGLLYVPVLTDPTTGGVTASFAMLGDIILAEPGALIGFAGKRVIEQTIKQSLPEGFQTAEFLLEHGFIDAVVPREKQKEVLAQILNLHVI, encoded by the coding sequence ATGTTTAATGGACTGTTTAAGAAAACTAAATATATAACTGTAAGTCAGACTCCTGTTAATACTGTTTCACAAAATACTAAGCCTGAAAATAAGCAGGAGGAACAAAAGCCCAATATACCAAACGGCATGTGGGTGAAGTGTGAATGCTGTGGGAAAACCCTATACAAGAAAGATTTGGAAAAGCATCAGCTTGTATGCCAAGATTGTGGCAAGCACTTTAGAATGCCAGCTTTAGATAGAATTAACTATATAATTGATGAAGGAACCTTTGTAGAACTTGATAGAAAAATGACCAGTGGAAATCCATTAGACTTCCCGGGCTACGAAAATAAGCTTAAGGGGTTAAGAGAGGATACAGGTTTGGATGAGGCTGCGGTAGTTGGCAAAGGGAAAATAAATGGGCAGGCTGTTGTAATTGGGGTCATGGATAGCCGATTCATGATGGGCAGCATGGGCTCAGTTGTTGGAGAAAAATTAACTAGAGCTATTGAAAATGCTACAAAGAAAAGGCTTCCTGTAGTAATATTTACTGCCTCTGGTGGAGCTAGAATGCAGGAGGGAATGTACTCCTTAATGCAGATGGCTAAGGTAAGCGCAGCACTTGCTAGGCATAATGAAGAAGGGCTACTATACGTTCCTGTGCTTACAGACCCAACTACAGGCGGAGTTACTGCGAGCTTTGCAATGCTTGGAGACATAATCTTGGCAGAACCAGGAGCTTTAATTGGCTTTGCTGGTAAGAGAGTAATTGAACAGACAATAAAACAAAGTCTTCCAGAAGGTTTTCAGACTGCTGAATTTTTACTAGAGCATGGCTTTATTGATGCCGTTGTTCCAAGAGAAAAGCAAAAGGAAGTTTTAGCGCAGATTTTAAATCTGCACGTAATTTAG